From one Lycium ferocissimum isolate CSIRO_LF1 chromosome 5, AGI_CSIRO_Lferr_CH_V1, whole genome shotgun sequence genomic stretch:
- the LOC132056255 gene encoding protein TORMOZ EMBRYO DEFECTIVE, whose protein sequence is MELKKSYKCVQSLQQFYTGGPYAVASDESFLVCACGDTIKIVDLSNASIKSTIEGDSEAVTALTLSPNNNFLFSASHSRQIRVWDLSTLKCLRSWKGHEGPVMGMACDASGGLLATAGADRKVLVWDIDGGFCTHYFKGHKGVVTSIIFHPDPNRLLLFSGGDDGSVRVWDLTRKKCLSTLEKHQSAITSMAISEDGWTLLSAGRDKVVNLWNLHDYGCMTTIPMFEPLEAVCIIGPESPFALSLALSTNPQTKKRSDVPSINFITVGERGLVRIWSADRALCLFEQKSSDITVSSDDEDSKRGFTSALILPASQELLCVTADQQFFLYYPEGSESSLNLVLRKRFVGYNEEIADMKFLGDEEQFLAVSTSVEQVRVYDLTTMSCSYVLAGHTDVILCLDTCVSSSGRTLIVTGSKDNTVRLWDCQSKACVGVGIGHMGAVGAVVFSKKQRNFFVSGSSDRTLKVWYFDGVSDNNEEFLTLKAKAVVAAHDKDINSLAIAPDGSLVCSGSQDRTACIWRLPDLVSVVTLNGHKRGVWSVEFSPVDQCVMTASGDKTIKIWAISDGSCLKTFEGHTSSVLRASFLTRGTQFVSCGADGLVKLWTVKTDECVATYDQHEDKIWALAVGKKTEMLATGGGDAVINLWHDSTALDKEEAFRKEEEGVLKGQELENALIDADYTRAIQIAFELRKPHKLLELFRGLCRKRDEGDQIGKALKALAKEEFRLLLEYVREWNTKPKNCHVAHFVLSWAFRILPSTEFVEIRGIAELLEGLIPYTQRHFNRLDRLERSTFMLDYTLTRMSVIEPEGNEGKLEDKDPKLANAADSEQLSDIASTEQEQHHKELKEKRASKKRKNKSKDISSKKVKGV, encoded by the exons ATGGAATTGAAGAAGAGTTACAAATGTGTGCAGTCTCTCCAGCAATTTTACACAGGCGGCCCATACGCTGTCGCTTCAGATGAATCATTTCTTGTATGTGCGTGTGGTGACACTATCAAAATCGTTGATTTATCAAATGCTTCAATAAAATCAACGATAGAGGGTGATTCCGAAGCAGTGACAGCTCTTACTCTTAGCCCTAATAATAATTTCCTCTTTTCTGCTAGTCATAGCCGACAAATTAGGGTTTGGGACCTTTCCACATTGAAATGCCTACGCTCCTGGAAG GGGCATGAAGGACCGGTGATGGGCATGGCTTGCGATGCATCAGGTGGATTGCTGGCAACGGCTGGGGCTGACAGGAAAGTTCTCGTGTGGGACATAGATGGAGGCTTCTGCACTCATTATTTCAAAGGTCACAAAGGGGTTGTCACCAGCATTATATTTCATCCTGACCCAAATCGGCTACTG CTGTTCTCTGGTGGTGATGATGGTTCTGTGAGGGTCTGGGATCTGACGAGGAAGAAATGTCTGTCAACTCTAGAGAAACATCAATCAGCTATTACTTCCATGGCAATATCTGAAGACGGGTGGACTTTGCTTAGCGCAGGGAGAGACAAG GTTGTAAATTTGTGGAATTTACATGATTATGGCTGCATGACCACCATACCAATGTTTGAGCCACTTGAAGCTGTGTGCATAATTGGTCCAGAATCTCCTTTTGCTCTATCCCTGGCTTTGTCGACTAATCCACAGACAAAGAAGAGAAGTGATGTACCATCAATTAATTTCATCACTGTTGGCGAGCGAGGATTAGTACGTATATGGAGTGCTGATAG AGCACTGTGCCTTTTTGAACAGAAATCCTCCGATATTACCGTAAGCTCTGACGATGAAGATTCAAAGAGAGGCTTTACTTCTGCTTTGATTTTGCCTGCAAGTCAGGAGTTACTTTGTGTTACAGCTGACCAGcagttttttctttattatccGGAGGGATCTGAAAGTAGTCTGAATCTAGTTCTTAGGAAGAGGTTTGTTGGATACAATGAAGAGATTGCAGATATGAAATTTTTGGGTGACGAGGAACAGTTCCTTGCTGTTTCGACAAGCGTAGAGCAG GTGCGAGTTTATGATCTTACAACAATGTCGTGCTCTTATGTGTTGGCTGGGCATACTGATGTTATTTTGTGCCTTGATACTTGTGTATCAAGTTCTGGAAGAACACTAATTGTAACAGGAAGTAAGGACAACACT GTCAGGTTATGGGATTGCCAAAGCAAAGCCTGTGTTGGAGTTGGCATAGGTCACATGGGAGCTGTTGGTGCTGTTGTTTTTTCAAAGAAACAGcggaatttctttgtgagtggtAGTAG TGACCGTACTCTAAAGGTATGGTATTTTGACGGTGTCTCTGACAACAATGAAGAATTTCTAACTTTGAAAGCAAAAGCAGTTGTAGCTGCGCATGACAAGGATATTAACTCTTTGGCGATAGCACCAGATGGCAGTCTTGTTTGCAGTGGTTCCCAG GATCGCACTGCTTGCATCTGGAGACTTCCCGACCTAGTATCAGTGGTTACATTGAATGGACATAAAAGGGGGGTATGGTCTGTGGAGTTTTCCCCAGTTGATCAATGTGTGATGACAGCTTCTGGAGATAAGACGATAAAGATTTGGGCAATATCTGATGGATCATGTTTGAAAACATTTGAAGGGCATACATCAAGCGTGTTAAGAGCGTCATTTCTTACCCGTGGCACCCAGTTTGTTTCTTGTG GTGCTGATGGTCTGGTGAAGTTGTGGACAGTTAAGACCGATGAGTGTGTTGCAACATATGACCAGCATGAGGATAAG ATTTGGGCCCTGGCTGTTGGTAAGAAAACAGAAATGCTTGCAACAGGTGGCGGTGATGCAGTGATCAATTTATGGCATGACTCAACAGCTTTAGATAAAGAGGAAGCTTTTCGTAAAGAA GAGGAAGGTGTTCTAAAGGGTCAAGAGCTAGAAAATGCTTTAATAGATGCTGACTACACTAGAGCAATTCAGATTGCATTTGAGCTTCGCAAACCGCATAAACTTCTAGAGTTATTTCGTGGACTCTGCAG GAAGAGAGATGAAGGGGATCAGATAGGAAAAGCACTAAAGGCTCTTGCTAAGGAAGAGTTTCGCTTGCTTTTGGAATATGTCCGGGAATGGAACACGAAACCAAAGAATTGTCATGTTGCACATTTTGTTCTTTCCTGGGCATTCCGTATTCTCCCATCTACCGAGTTTGTTGAG ATAAGGGGCATTGCGGAACTTCTTGAAGGTCTTATTCCTTATACTCAGAGGCATTTCAATAGACTAGATAGGTTAGAAAGAAGCACATTCATGTTGGACTATACTTTAACTAGAATGTCGGTTATTGAGCCAGAAGGTAATGAGGGAAAATTGGAGGACAAGGATCCCAAACTAGCTAACGCTGCAGATAGCGAGCAGTTAAGTGATATTGCTTCAACGGAGCAAGAGCAGCACCATAAAGAACTGAAAGAAAAGAGAGCTTCAAAAAAGCGGAAAAACAAATCGAAAGACATCTCTAGTAAGAAGGTGAAGGGGGTGTAA